One Jeotgalicoccus saudimassiliensis DNA window includes the following coding sequences:
- a CDS encoding nuclease-related domain-containing protein: MFINERTKPHELLFYEALAVRTSLTKKEERDLSNIRKGFAGEKLYDEIFDETGHGNIIIYRDVFLNIDNSITQFDSLIVSDKGIIANEIKNFTGNCTVRSGNWMLNNFPITKDAFSQLNRSVGKLMDMRNLAQSDFNVSGKIIFPSDTFTFNTDDQTNWNKIILRSGLRDYFYQFNQAGISSGNKAQFISRIISSCIVDNPYFNLEADKIRLKFGLYCGQCGSFNLNRKRFHLSCNKCGCTECNETHLLRAMSDYKFLFYNQPMSRNSLLEFIDNEIPVHTVSRFLNKHCYQHKKGNISHYTYKYFDFDDAVKKSDVYLRYKDKILVLG; encoded by the coding sequence ATGTTTATCAATGAAAGAACAAAACCACACGAATTACTGTTTTACGAGGCGCTTGCTGTAAGGACTTCATTAACGAAAAAAGAGGAGAGGGATTTATCGAATATCCGAAAAGGATTCGCCGGTGAAAAACTGTATGACGAGATTTTTGATGAAACAGGACATGGAAATATAATCATTTACAGGGATGTGTTTCTCAATATCGATAATTCCATTACCCAGTTTGATTCGCTGATTGTCAGTGATAAAGGGATTATTGCCAATGAGATTAAAAATTTTACCGGCAATTGTACAGTGCGCAGCGGAAATTGGATGTTGAACAATTTTCCGATAACGAAAGATGCATTCAGCCAGCTGAACAGATCTGTAGGCAAGCTCATGGATATGAGGAATCTTGCCCAAAGTGATTTTAATGTCTCAGGTAAGATTATTTTTCCAAGTGATACTTTTACGTTTAATACCGATGATCAGACTAACTGGAATAAAATTATTCTGCGCTCCGGATTACGCGATTATTTTTATCAGTTTAATCAGGCCGGCATTAGTTCCGGAAACAAAGCCCAGTTTATTTCAAGAATTATCAGCAGCTGTATTGTCGACAATCCATATTTTAATTTGGAAGCCGATAAAATCCGTCTGAAGTTTGGGCTGTACTGCGGGCAATGCGGCAGCTTTAATCTGAACAGAAAAAGATTTCATTTGTCATGTAATAAATGCGGATGCACTGAGTGCAATGAAACACACCTGCTCCGCGCGATGAGTGACTATAAATTTTTATTTTATAATCAGCCGATGAGCCGTAACTCGTTGTTGGAGTTCATAGATAATGAAATTCCAGTTCATACAGTGTCCAGGTTTCTGAATAAGCACTGTTATCAGCATAAAAAAGGAAATATAAGCCATTATACTTATAAATACTTCGATTTTGATGATGCCGTGAAAAAGTCAGACGTTTATTTACGTTATAAAGATAAAATCCTTGTCCTTGGATGA
- the lysA gene encoding diaminopimelate decarboxylase codes for MTFNYSAGELTVRGHKIKDIAAEFGTPVIIYDETYMTGMMQKYHGVLKRHNIPYSVSYASKAFSSVQMIKLLEEQNMELDVVSVGELYTALAAGYPVRNIHFHGNNKTPEEIEYALAHGVRFFIIDGLDEIELINTLASRLVEDDLVSVLIRINPSVEVNTHDYIATGQEDSKFGLSLSNGAAKTAIDTISNCSKLEFKGIHYHLGSQLDDSTPFINAITNVYAWLDEHDIDIEILNMGGGYGVRYTDDDVRFPIEEGFDAIIGHLKNVVAASRGGRGQDDGRDDGREMPHIMIEPGRSIAAESAITVYEVGTVKDLPGVARYVSVDGGMSDHIRTPLYGAEYEIIPVAEDDGDSGVSTHVVGKLCESGDIIGKDKNLPAELSRGDLIAVRTTGAYHYSMASNYNQMRKPAVVFVSESGVREVIRRQTLEQLIENDVR; via the coding sequence ATGACGTTTAATTATTCAGCGGGAGAACTTACAGTCAGAGGACATAAAATAAAAGATATCGCGGCGGAATTCGGCACACCGGTCATCATTTACGACGAAACGTATATGACCGGCATGATGCAGAAATACCACGGCGTCTTAAAGCGTCATAACATTCCCTACTCCGTGTCATACGCGTCGAAAGCGTTTAGCAGCGTCCAGATGATTAAACTACTTGAAGAACAGAACATGGAGCTGGACGTCGTCTCCGTCGGTGAACTCTACACTGCACTTGCTGCAGGCTACCCGGTGCGGAACATTCACTTCCACGGCAACAACAAAACGCCTGAGGAAATTGAATATGCGCTGGCGCACGGTGTCCGTTTTTTCATTATCGACGGACTGGATGAGATTGAATTAATTAATACGCTTGCTTCCAGGCTTGTTGAAGACGATTTGGTCAGCGTGCTGATCCGCATTAACCCGAGTGTCGAAGTGAATACACACGATTACATTGCGACAGGCCAGGAAGACAGCAAGTTCGGCCTGTCATTGTCAAACGGTGCGGCGAAAACAGCGATTGATACGATTTCGAACTGCTCGAAGCTCGAATTTAAAGGGATTCACTATCATCTGGGCTCGCAGCTCGACGACAGCACGCCGTTCATTAACGCGATTACAAACGTGTACGCGTGGCTCGATGAACACGATATCGATATTGAAATACTGAATATGGGCGGCGGATACGGTGTCAGGTACACAGACGACGATGTGCGCTTCCCGATTGAAGAAGGATTCGATGCGATTATCGGCCATCTGAAAAATGTTGTCGCAGCATCGCGGGGTGGCCGCGGGCAGGATGATGGGCGTGATGATGGGCGCGAAATGCCCCATATTATGATTGAGCCCGGCCGTTCGATTGCCGCCGAATCCGCAATTACGGTGTACGAGGTCGGCACCGTCAAGGATCTCCCGGGCGTGGCGCGCTACGTATCTGTGGACGGCGGCATGAGCGATCACATCCGCACACCGCTCTACGGCGCTGAGTACGAGATTATTCCTGTTGCTGAGGATGATGGTGATTCTGGCGTGTCCACACACGTTGTCGGTAAACTGTGCGAATCCGGAGACATTATCGGAAAAGATAAAAACCTCCCGGCCGAATTGAGCCGCGGAGATCTGATCGCTGTACGGACAACCGGTGCCTATCACTACTCCATGGCGTCCAATTATAACCAGATGCGTAAACCCGCTGTCGTCTTCGTCAGTGAATCGGGCGTGCGCGAAGTCATCAGACGCCAGACACTCGAACAATTAATAGAAAACGATGTGAGATAA
- the cspA gene encoding cold shock protein CspA — MKQGTVKWFNAEKGFGFIEIEGENDVFVHFSAINQEGYKSLEEGQAVEFEVVEGDRGPQAANVAKL; from the coding sequence ATGAAACAAGGTACAGTGAAATGGTTTAACGCAGAAAAAGGATTCGGATTCATCGAAATTGAAGGAGAAAACGACGTATTCGTACACTTCTCAGCAATCAACCAAGAAGGCTACAAGTCTCTTGAAGAAGGTCAAGCAGTTGAATTTGAAGTAGTTGAAGGCGACCGCGGTCCACAAGCTGCAAACGTTGCTAAACTATAA
- a CDS encoding DUF1033 family protein: MYEVVIVRADYEGWWLFEGWQDDIITRHQFNDDAALTAGYSSIINQMKKEYNSYIQGKYDLYAFFNACEIEFCEDCDEDVQIYYTPIMTKDNEIYRK, from the coding sequence ATGTATGAAGTCGTAATTGTCAGAGCGGATTATGAAGGCTGGTGGCTCTTTGAGGGCTGGCAGGATGACATTATAACCAGGCATCAATTTAATGATGATGCAGCACTGACAGCTGGCTACAGTTCCATTATTAACCAGATGAAAAAAGAGTATAACAGCTACATTCAGGGGAAATATGATCTATATGCATTTTTTAATGCATGTGAAATTGAGTTTTGTGAAGACTGCGATGAAGATGTTCAAATATACTATACGCCGATCATGACTAAAGATAACGAAATTTACAGAAAATAA
- a CDS encoding DUF6501 family protein: MLQNEWENNNLRTVTVKHTDAEKYKVSDMLTVGKEYTVVNETEEYIFVKDNSGKVGGFYKTYFL; this comes from the coding sequence ATGCTTCAAAATGAATGGGAAAATAATAATTTGAGAACGGTCACTGTAAAACATACTGATGCAGAAAAGTACAAAGTATCTGATATGCTTACTGTCGGCAAGGAATACACAGTCGTAAATGAAACCGAAGAATACATTTTCGTTAAAGACAATTCCGGTAAAGTCGGCGGATTTTACAAAACTTATTTTTTATAA
- a CDS encoding 5-bromo-4-chloroindolyl phosphate hydrolysis family protein: MKSNFSHFIASVIAVPAGLTAWILSSNVFDIHMFLDVMIGIGGFGASYLPAQHISHKKHLEKLKLTKSEYKYIKEQLAHAKEHTNRLRSSYINIRSIKDAKMIFDINRIVKTIISSVEEEPKQFYSVQQFFHSNLETAVNTIEKYLYLYKMPGKSKDERIQLHETRLSMLELKRTLTSNLSHMNQSSYQDLNVERDLIKMNSQRAKKRHAALDNKLGKEKVNLNKKRKPEKEKVHRGEENG; this comes from the coding sequence ATGAAGAGCAATTTTTCACATTTCATTGCTTCTGTGATTGCGGTACCGGCGGGCCTCACCGCCTGGATTTTATCGTCTAATGTATTTGATATTCATATGTTTTTAGACGTCATGATCGGTATCGGCGGTTTTGGGGCATCCTACCTCCCCGCCCAGCACATTTCACATAAAAAGCATTTAGAGAAATTGAAACTCACAAAAAGTGAGTATAAATATATAAAAGAACAGCTCGCTCACGCGAAGGAGCATACGAATCGTTTGCGTTCCAGCTATATTAATATCAGATCGATCAAAGATGCGAAGATGATATTCGATATTAACCGGATCGTTAAAACGATTATTTCATCTGTAGAAGAAGAACCGAAGCAGTTTTACAGCGTACAGCAGTTTTTTCATTCGAATCTGGAGACAGCGGTCAACACGATCGAAAAGTACCTCTACCTGTACAAAATGCCCGGTAAATCAAAGGATGAGCGTATTCAGCTCCACGAGACGCGTTTATCAATGTTAGAATTGAAACGGACGCTGACATCCAACCTGTCTCATATGAACCAGAGCAGCTATCAGGATTTAAATGTCGAGCGCGATTTAATTAAGATGAACTCCCAGCGCGCGAAAAAGCGCCATGCAGCACTCGATAATAAACTGGGTAAAGAAAAAGTGAATTTAAATAAGAAACGTAAACCAGAAAAAGAAAAAGTACACCGGGGTGAAGAAAATGGCTGA
- a CDS encoding toxic anion resistance protein, translating into MADERNIKDELLMDPFKEADDTNDNLILQPEQSVEEAPKQSEILTTFKDQFSESDLKSIREIKDKIEPLNNDALITYGANAQQAMSKFSHQMLNEVQSKDVGPIGDTLEELMKKLKEIDPEELTNEKSNIFKRLFGKMKRSVNEMISKHQSIASQVDRISIQLEHAKEVLIKDVNMLDGLYNQNKDYFDAINIYIAAAELKKEELENETLPRLKAEADASNNQMDVQDVNDMMQYINRLEKRVHDLKLSRQITLQSAPQIRMIQNINQTLAEKIQSSILTSIPLWKNQMAIALTLLRQESASKAQREVTNTTNDLLTKNSEMLKQNSLRTATENERGIVDIETLKTTQENLVTTIEETLRIQSEGTQKRKSAERELVTMEKELKERLLQIKDKHRY; encoded by the coding sequence ATGGCTGATGAAAGAAACATTAAAGATGAATTGCTTATGGATCCATTTAAAGAAGCTGATGATACGAACGACAATTTAATACTGCAGCCTGAACAGTCTGTGGAGGAAGCGCCGAAGCAGAGTGAGATACTGACGACGTTCAAAGATCAGTTCAGCGAATCGGACTTAAAATCGATTCGTGAAATTAAAGATAAAATTGAGCCACTGAACAACGACGCACTGATCACTTACGGTGCGAATGCGCAGCAGGCAATGTCGAAATTCTCGCACCAGATGCTGAACGAGGTTCAGTCGAAAGATGTCGGCCCTATCGGCGACACGCTGGAAGAACTGATGAAGAAATTAAAAGAGATTGACCCGGAGGAGCTGACGAACGAAAAAAGCAATATTTTCAAGCGTCTGTTCGGTAAGATGAAACGCTCGGTCAATGAAATGATTTCAAAGCATCAGAGTATCGCATCGCAGGTCGACCGTATTTCCATCCAGCTTGAGCACGCGAAAGAAGTGCTTATTAAAGATGTAAATATGCTCGACGGTTTATACAACCAGAACAAAGACTACTTCGATGCAATTAATATATATATCGCAGCGGCGGAGCTGAAAAAAGAAGAACTTGAAAATGAAACACTCCCCCGCTTAAAAGCTGAGGCGGATGCGTCAAATAACCAGATGGATGTGCAGGACGTCAACGACATGATGCAGTACATCAACCGTCTTGAAAAACGCGTGCACGACCTTAAACTGTCGAGACAGATTACACTGCAGTCTGCACCGCAGATCCGTATGATCCAGAACATCAACCAGACACTGGCAGAGAAAATCCAAAGCTCGATTCTGACAAGTATTCCATTATGGAAAAACCAGATGGCAATCGCACTTACACTGCTCCGTCAGGAATCGGCATCAAAAGCACAGCGTGAAGTGACAAACACAACCAACGATCTGTTAACGAAAAACAGTGAAATGCTGAAACAGAACTCGCTAAGAACAGCGACAGAAAACGAACGCGGCATCGTCGATATTGAAACGCTGAAAACAACACAGGAAAACCTGGTGACAACAATCGAAGAAACTCTCAGAATCCAGTCGGAAGGTACACAGAAGCGCAAATCAGCTGAAAGAGAACTTGTGACGATGGAAAAAGAGCTGAAAGAACGCCTGCTGCAGATAAAAGATAAGCACAGATACTAA
- the brnQ gene encoding branched-chain amino acid transport system II carrier protein codes for MSTKQVIMVGFTLFAMFFGAGNLIFPPALGFGSGEYFWTAIIAFVLTGVGLPLIGVIVGSISKDGYRESLKNIHPAFAIIFLVAIYLTIGPFFAIPRTATTAYEMSIVPFLSENTGVWLLIFSLVYFIVVLLLSLRPGTLVNSIGQVLTPLLLIGIVLLIVVAGIAYFSNPINPAAESFHQSSPFTTGFTEGYLTMDAIAAIAFSVLVLNSIRQLGVTNRRDLLVGTAKSALLAAFLLGAIYISLGWLANRVDLGGATVDDQNMGTFLLTFMSNDVFGVFGPILLGLIVLFACITTGTGLIVSVSEYFNSILPKVPYKVWVVLFVLISFGLANQGLNQVIATSVPILSIIYPVAMTTVLLLILTYFVPSPRLSLQIPVYLVSALSIISVVHRNGWADFSFLESLPLFGYSFEWIPFMIVGYIAGYLIGMKKPRVEYS; via the coding sequence ATGAGTACAAAACAAGTCATAATGGTAGGGTTCACTTTATTTGCCATGTTCTTTGGAGCTGGTAACTTAATCTTCCCTCCGGCACTCGGGTTCGGGAGCGGAGAATACTTCTGGACTGCAATAATTGCATTCGTCCTTACAGGAGTAGGTCTTCCACTGATCGGAGTTATCGTAGGGTCAATATCAAAAGACGGATACAGAGAGTCACTGAAAAATATCCATCCGGCTTTTGCAATAATATTTCTGGTTGCAATTTATTTAACAATCGGGCCGTTCTTCGCAATTCCAAGAACAGCTACAACTGCATATGAAATGTCAATCGTTCCATTCCTGAGCGAAAATACAGGCGTCTGGCTGCTGATCTTTTCACTGGTTTATTTTATCGTAGTCTTATTATTAAGTCTTAGACCGGGAACATTGGTTAACAGTATCGGACAGGTGTTAACACCGCTGTTACTTATCGGGATTGTCCTTTTAATCGTAGTCGCTGGAATTGCGTACTTCAGCAATCCAATTAATCCGGCTGCAGAGTCATTCCATCAGTCTTCACCGTTTACAACAGGATTTACCGAAGGATACTTAACGATGGATGCCATAGCGGCAATCGCATTCAGTGTACTTGTACTGAATTCCATCCGTCAGCTCGGTGTTACCAACCGTCGTGATTTACTCGTCGGCACGGCAAAATCAGCACTCCTTGCAGCATTCCTGCTCGGTGCAATCTACATTTCACTCGGCTGGCTTGCAAACCGCGTAGACCTTGGCGGCGCAACAGTAGATGATCAGAACATGGGTACATTCCTTCTGACATTTATGAGTAACGATGTATTCGGCGTATTCGGGCCGATTCTGCTTGGCCTGATTGTATTATTCGCTTGTATTACTACAGGTACAGGACTTATCGTTTCGGTATCGGAATACTTCAACAGCATTCTGCCGAAAGTGCCATACAAAGTATGGGTAGTACTGTTTGTATTAATCTCATTCGGACTTGCAAACCAGGGTCTGAATCAGGTTATCGCAACAAGCGTACCGATTCTGTCCATCATTTACCCGGTAGCAATGACAACAGTACTGCTGCTGATCCTGACGTACTTCGTACCGTCACCGAGACTTTCACTGCAGATTCCGGTCTATCTGGTATCGGCACTGTCAATCATCTCTGTCGTACACAGAAACGGCTGGGCAGACTTCAGCTTCCTGGAATCACTGCCGCTGTTCGGCTACAGCTTTGAATGGATTCCATTCATGATTGTCGGCTATATCGCAGGATACCTGATCGGCATGAAGAAACCGAGAGTAGAATACTCGTAA
- the odhB gene encoding 2-oxoglutarate dehydrogenase complex dihydrolipoyllysine-residue succinyltransferase, producing MAEIIVPELAESITEGTISTWFKQVGDTVEKGENVLELETDKVNVEIVSEEAGVISELKAEEGDTVEVGQVVAVIGEGGSAPAEKKEEAPADKKAEETKSEDAAPAEEDESDELVVATPSARKLAREKGIKISDINPTDPRGLVRSQDVENHGNAPAPKAEAKQEAPKQAAPAANAAPEKPVRREKMSRRRQTIAKRLLDVSQNTAMLTTFNEIDMTNVMELRKRKKESFQERNDGTRLGFMSFFTKAATAALRKYPAVNAEIDGADLIYKEFFDVSIAVSTDEGLVVPVVRNTDRKTFAEIENDIASLAKKAKEKKLSLDDMAGGSFTITNGGVFGSLMSTPIINGTQAAILGMHTIQKRPVAVGDDIEIRPMMYIALSYDHRIIDGAESVGFLKTIKELIENPEDLLLEG from the coding sequence ATGGCTGAAATTATCGTGCCTGAATTAGCAGAATCTATCACAGAAGGAACTATATCTACATGGTTTAAACAAGTTGGGGACACAGTTGAAAAGGGCGAAAACGTTCTTGAACTTGAAACTGATAAAGTAAACGTGGAAATCGTCAGCGAAGAAGCCGGCGTCATTTCTGAACTTAAAGCTGAAGAAGGCGACACTGTCGAAGTTGGTCAGGTTGTCGCTGTAATCGGCGAAGGCGGCAGCGCACCTGCAGAGAAGAAAGAGGAAGCTCCTGCTGATAAAAAAGCTGAAGAAACTAAATCTGAAGATGCAGCACCTGCTGAAGAAGACGAGAGCGATGAGTTAGTTGTTGCAACGCCTTCAGCACGTAAACTTGCACGTGAAAAAGGAATCAAAATTTCAGACATCAATCCGACTGACCCTCGCGGTTTAGTTCGCAGCCAGGATGTTGAAAACCACGGCAATGCACCTGCACCTAAAGCAGAAGCAAAACAGGAAGCACCTAAACAGGCAGCTCCTGCAGCAAACGCTGCACCTGAAAAACCTGTCAGACGCGAAAAAATGTCACGCCGCAGACAGACAATTGCGAAACGTCTTCTTGACGTATCACAAAACACTGCAATGCTGACAACGTTTAACGAAATCGACATGACTAACGTTATGGAACTCAGAAAACGTAAAAAAGAAAGCTTCCAGGAGCGCAACGACGGTACGAGACTCGGCTTTATGTCGTTCTTCACTAAAGCTGCAACAGCTGCACTGCGTAAATACCCTGCAGTAAACGCTGAAATCGACGGCGCCGACTTAATTTACAAAGAGTTCTTCGATGTATCTATCGCAGTATCAACTGACGAAGGTTTAGTTGTACCGGTAGTACGCAACACAGACCGCAAGACATTTGCTGAAATTGAAAATGATATCGCATCATTAGCCAAGAAAGCGAAAGAGAAGAAATTATCTTTAGACGACATGGCAGGCGGTTCATTCACAATTACTAACGGCGGTGTATTCGGTTCATTAATGTCAACACCGATCATCAACGGTACCCAGGCTGCGATTCTTGGAATGCACACAATCCAAAAACGTCCTGTAGCTGTAGGCGACGACATTGAAATCCGTCCGATGATGTACATTGCTTTAAGCTATGACCACAGAATTATCGACGGTGCTGAATCAGTAGGCTTCCTTAAGACGATAAAAGAGCTTATCGAGAACCCTGAAGATTTATTATTAGAAGGCTAA
- a CDS encoding 2-oxoglutarate dehydrogenase E1 component, translated as MQQNEVENAPVRFGTNLGMILEYFDMYKEDPNSVSEEMQLLFDSIASNDGSNTRQSGQALSSTGQDKIKGILQWLNDIRQYGHLKADVYPLYTPEIDNAPDFDFNAYGFSDEDLENLPAGIVSEALADKFDNALEAARYLEKTYTSPLSYEYTHINNSEEREWLQNTIEGLGEVELTKDQKVYLFKELVKTEGFEKYLHKNFVGAKRFSIEGVDSLVPMLDHLLTRMAEENIPHLQIGMAHRGRLNVLTHTLQKPYAMMLSEFMSTDPMKFLPEDGSLKLTNGWMGDVKYHLGGVKTRTDKGIEQTVTLANNPSHLEIVGPVVQGRTRAQQETTDQPGKAAHDVDNSLGVIIHGDAAFPGQGVNPESMNLSNLDGYSVGGAMHIITNNRIGFTTEEWDARSTLYASDIAKGFDMPVFHVNADRPEYVLRVIDIAIQYRQKFKKDLVIDLIGYRRYGHNEMDEPMTTNPGLYNEVNEYPSIDNLYGDKLVEEGVITQEEKDSIMQAIQDELRAEHDKIDKKDTIVTEDIQTPAEILEGQANEVEEDITLERLQKINDELLDYPEGFAPLKKLNNVLSRRKKPFEDDTALVDWAHAEALAFATINQDGTPIRFTGEDAERGTFAHRHAVLHDPETGEKHTPLHNISDSTASFELYNSPLTEMAVVAYEYGYNVENNSALTIWEAQYGDFANMAQPIFDVFVSSAHSKWGERTALTLLLPHAQEGQGPEHSSARLERYLQLCAENNMTVVNLSSSANYFHLLRRQAKYLNTEKMRPLVVMSPKSLLRNTTASQPASEFVQGQFHEIIVPEYKKTKVKTVVIASGKMAVDLLEAQAKEESPNDEVMIIRLEQLYPFPAEAIKSVLDDISGLKEVRFVQEEPQNQGSYHFALPYLLDIVPGKAKLNYVGRKPSASTSEGNGGSYKLVQQNIIGKALK; from the coding sequence ATGCAACAAAATGAAGTTGAGAATGCTCCTGTTAGATTTGGTACAAATCTAGGCATGATTCTTGAGTATTTTGACATGTACAAAGAAGACCCAAATTCAGTATCTGAAGAAATGCAGTTACTATTCGACAGCATTGCTTCTAATGATGGCAGTAATACTCGTCAATCAGGACAGGCACTCAGTTCAACAGGTCAGGACAAAATCAAAGGGATTTTACAGTGGTTAAATGACATCAGACAATACGGTCATTTAAAAGCGGACGTTTACCCGCTTTACACGCCGGAAATCGACAACGCACCTGACTTTGATTTCAATGCATACGGTTTTTCAGATGAAGATCTTGAAAATCTGCCTGCAGGTATCGTTTCCGAAGCGCTTGCCGACAAATTCGACAATGCACTCGAAGCAGCACGTTACCTGGAAAAAACTTACACATCACCGTTGTCTTATGAGTACACTCATATTAACAACAGTGAAGAGAGAGAATGGCTTCAAAATACGATTGAAGGACTCGGTGAAGTCGAGCTGACAAAAGACCAGAAAGTTTATCTTTTCAAAGAGCTCGTTAAAACTGAAGGCTTTGAAAAATACCTTCATAAAAACTTCGTCGGTGCAAAACGTTTCTCAATCGAAGGGGTGGATTCACTCGTTCCAATGCTCGATCATCTGCTTACCCGCATGGCTGAGGAAAACATTCCGCATCTGCAGATCGGTATGGCGCACCGCGGACGTCTTAACGTCTTAACGCACACGCTTCAAAAACCGTATGCAATGATGCTGAGCGAATTTATGTCGACTGATCCGATGAAATTCCTTCCGGAAGACGGTTCACTTAAACTGACTAACGGCTGGATGGGCGACGTTAAGTATCACCTTGGCGGCGTTAAAACGAGAACTGACAAAGGTATCGAACAGACTGTGACACTTGCCAACAACCCGTCACACCTTGAAATCGTTGGACCTGTTGTTCAGGGACGTACTCGCGCACAGCAGGAGACAACTGACCAGCCCGGAAAAGCAGCTCACGACGTGGACAATTCACTCGGTGTAATTATTCACGGTGATGCAGCGTTCCCTGGACAGGGTGTTAACCCGGAATCGATGAACTTATCGAACCTTGACGGTTACTCTGTCGGCGGAGCGATGCACATCATTACGAATAACCGTATCGGTTTCACGACTGAAGAGTGGGATGCACGTTCGACACTGTATGCATCTGACATTGCCAAAGGATTCGATATGCCGGTATTCCACGTCAACGCTGACCGTCCGGAATACGTCCTGCGTGTAATCGACATTGCAATTCAGTACCGCCAGAAATTCAAAAAAGATCTTGTAATCGATCTTATCGGTTACCGCCGATACGGCCACAACGAAATGGATGAGCCGATGACGACGAATCCGGGTCTTTACAACGAAGTAAACGAATACCCGTCAATCGACAACCTGTACGGTGACAAGCTCGTTGAAGAGGGTGTTATTACACAGGAAGAAAAAGACAGCATCATGCAGGCAATTCAGGACGAATTAAGAGCCGAGCATGATAAGATTGACAAGAAAGATACAATCGTGACTGAAGACATTCAGACACCTGCAGAAATTCTTGAAGGACAGGCAAACGAAGTTGAGGAAGACATTACACTGGAACGTCTTCAGAAGATCAACGACGAGCTGCTTGATTATCCTGAAGGTTTCGCACCTCTTAAAAAGTTAAACAACGTTTTATCAAGACGTAAAAAGCCTTTTGAAGACGATACAGCACTTGTCGACTGGGCACACGCGGAGGCACTCGCATTCGCTACGATTAACCAGGACGGCACGCCGATCCGATTCACAGGGGAAGACGCTGAGCGCGGAACGTTCGCACACCGCCACGCAGTACTTCACGACCCAGAAACAGGTGAAAAGCACACGCCGCTGCACAACATCAGTGACTCGACAGCTTCATTCGAACTGTACAACTCGCCGTTAACTGAAATGGCGGTCGTTGCCTACGAGTACGGCTACAACGTTGAAAACAACAGTGCGTTAACTATATGGGAAGCTCAGTACGGAGACTTTGCAAATATGGCACAGCCTATTTTCGATGTATTCGTATCATCTGCACATTCCAAGTGGGGCGAAAGAACTGCTTTAACACTTCTCCTGCCGCACGCACAGGAAGGTCAGGGTCCGGAGCATTCATCAGCGCGTCTTGAAAGATATTTACAGCTTTGTGCTGAAAACAACATGACTGTTGTAAATCTGTCGAGCAGTGCCAACTACTTCCACCTGTTACGACGTCAGGCGAAGTACCTTAACACAGAAAAAATGCGTCCGTTAGTAGTGATGTCACCGAAGAGCCTGCTGCGTAATACGACAGCAAGCCAGCCTGCAAGCGAATTTGTACAGGGTCAGTTCCATGAAATTATCGTGCCTGAGTACAAGAAAACAAAAGTGAAAACTGTAGTCATCGCGAGCGGTAAAATGGCAGTGGATCTTCTTGAAGCACAGGCTAAAGAAGAATCACCTAACGACGAAGTTATGATTATCAGACTGGAACAGCTGTATCCGTTCCCGGCTGAAGCAATTAAATCAGTACTTGATGATATTTCAGGCCTGAAGGAAGTCCGCTTCGTACAGGAAGAACCGCAAAACCAGGGTTCATATCATTTCGCACTGCCGTACCTGCTTGACATCGTTCCGGGTAAAGCGAAACTTAACTATGTCGGCAGAAAACCGAGCGCTTCGACTTCTGAAGGCAACGGCGGATCTTACAAACTTGTACAGCAAAACATTATCGGGAAAGCTTTAAAATAA